The nucleotide sequence ATGAGCATGAACGGGAACCGGTACGACGCGATCGTGGTGGGCGGGCGCTGCGCCGGGTCGCCGACCGCGATGCTGCTGGCCCGCAAGGGCTACAAGGTCCTGGTCGTCGACCGGGCGACCTTCCCGAGCGACACGCTCTCGACCCACATCGTCCACCCGCCGGGCGTGGCCTCGCTGCGCCGGTGGGGGCTGCTCGACCTGGTCACGGCGACCGGGTGCCCGCCGATCCACACCTACGCGTTCGACTTCGGCCCCTTCACCATCTCCGGGGCGCCCGGCACCGACGAGACACCGGTCGCCTACGGCCCCCGGCGGACCGTGCTCGACCAGCAGCTGGCCGGCGCCGCGGCCGAGGCGGGGGCGGAGGTCCGGGAGGGGTTCACCGTCGAGGAGGTCCTCACCGAGGACGGGCGCGTCACCGGCGTCCGCGGCCACGGCAGGCGCGGCGGCACGGTGACCGAGCGCGCCCGGGTGGTCGTCGGGGCGGACGGCCGGCACTCGCTGGTCGCCCGCGCGGTGCGGCCCGAGCAGTACAACGAGAAGCCGCAGCTCCTGGCCGGCTACTACACCTACTGGAGCGGGCTGCCGATGGAGGGCCGCTTCGAGACCTGGGTCCGCCCCGACCGGGGCTTCGCGGCCTGGCCGACCAACGACGACCTGACGGTGGTGATCGGCGCTTGGCCGTTCCTGGAGTTCGAGGCCAACAAGAACGACATCGAGGGCAACTACCTCAAGATGCTGGAGCTGGCCCCCGAGTTCGCCGACCGCGTCCGCGGCGCCACCCGCGAGGCGCGCTACGTCGGCACCGCCGTCCTGAACTACTTCCGCAAGCCCTACGGGCCGGGCTGGGCCCTGGTCGGCGACGCCGGCTACAACAAGGACTTCATCACCGGCCACGGGATCCACGACGCCTTCCGCGACGCCGAGCTCTGCGCCACGGCACTGGACGAGGCGTTCTCCGGCGCCAGCGTCTTCGAGACCGCGATGGGCCGCTACCAGGCAACGCGCGACCAGCAGGTCCTGCCGATGTACGAGCTCACCACCCAGCTCGCGACGCTCGAGCCCCCACCGCCCGAGCTCCAGCACCTGCTGGCAGCCGTGCACGGCAGCCAGCAGGCGATGGACGGCTTCGCGCGGGTCATGGCGGGCGTGACCTCGCCGGCCGAGTTCTTCTCCGAGGAGAACGTCGGACGGATCCTCGCCGGGGCGCGCTGAGCACGATGAGGAGGTCCACGCGGCCCTCGAAGTGAACCGGCCACCGGGCGTTCGCCCTGGTCATGGCTCACGAGACCCCCGGTGATCCGCGGGTCCGCGCTCTGCCTTCCCCTTACAGAGCGAGGACCGTTGTCTCTCCGGGGGTCTCGTGTCGTCGAGCACGATCGCACGCGGGTGGGGGGTCGTCAACGCGAACGATCTGAGGCCTGTGGATGACGCTGGGGACAAGTCGGGCGCTGTTGTTGACGGCCGCAGGGACGGCTGTGGACAACCGGTGGAAAGCTCGGGGACGGCAGGTTGAACGAGAAATTCTTTGCCGACTTCGACCTGCTGGAATGGTTCGACAGGTCCTGTGGACAGGAAAAAGATGCGCTTGGGGTGTCGCGAGCTGGTGCGATACTCCGGGCGATGAGCACGCAGAAGTCACCTGACTCGAGCCGGCCACCGGTCAAGGTCGTCCGGAGCGCCCGGCGGCGCAAGACCGTCACCGCCTACCGGCAGGGGGAGACGGTGGTGGTCCTGCTGCCGGCCCGGATGAGCCGGCGGGAGGAGGACCACTGGGTGGCGACCATGCTGGAGCGGCTGGAGCGGCGGGCCCGGCGGGTCGCGCCCGGGGACGCCGAGCTGGAGCGGCGGGCCCGGCTGCTGGCCCGCCGCTACCTGGAGGGGATGGTCGAGCCGCGCTCGGTCCGGTGGGTGGGGAACATGCGGGCCCGGTACGGCTCCTGCACCCCCGACGACGGCACCATCCGGCTGTCGGACCGGCTCGCCCCCTGGCCGCCCTGGGTCCGTGACTACGTGCTCGTCCACGA is from Actinomycetota bacterium and encodes:
- a CDS encoding M48 family metallopeptidase — translated: MSTQKSPDSSRPPVKVVRSARRRKTVTAYRQGETVVVLLPARMSRREEDHWVATMLERLERRARRVAPGDAELERRARLLARRYLEGMVEPRSVRWVGNMRARYGSCTPDDGTIRLSDRLAPWPPWVRDYVLVHELAHLAVPDHSPAFWRLVDRYPLSERARGFLIAKGMEDDES
- a CDS encoding NAD(P)/FAD-dependent oxidoreductase; translation: MSMNGNRYDAIVVGGRCAGSPTAMLLARKGYKVLVVDRATFPSDTLSTHIVHPPGVASLRRWGLLDLVTATGCPPIHTYAFDFGPFTISGAPGTDETPVAYGPRRTVLDQQLAGAAAEAGAEVREGFTVEEVLTEDGRVTGVRGHGRRGGTVTERARVVVGADGRHSLVARAVRPEQYNEKPQLLAGYYTYWSGLPMEGRFETWVRPDRGFAAWPTNDDLTVVIGAWPFLEFEANKNDIEGNYLKMLELAPEFADRVRGATREARYVGTAVLNYFRKPYGPGWALVGDAGYNKDFITGHGIHDAFRDAELCATALDEAFSGASVFETAMGRYQATRDQQVLPMYELTTQLATLEPPPPELQHLLAAVHGSQQAMDGFARVMAGVTSPAEFFSEENVGRILAGAR